A window of Pseudodesulfovibrio hydrargyri contains these coding sequences:
- a CDS encoding ATP-binding protein produces MKIAFAGKGGVGKTSLCAWVADWLARSGKNVWLVDADTALSLGQASGLDADALPEPLVLRGDLVRERIHEGGFLNLNPEVGDLPEELAVDVPLGGEPLPGVEPGRKRLIVMGAVTNAGGGCACDANALLKALLAHIVMDRDEWVLVDLEAGVEHLGRGTVAHVDGLVVVSEPSMRSLRTGAEVGRMAADLGLDNQVLVLNRYTGGEPPQLDGLPEWRMSVPVLDGLAERQMTDASVLGLPESALLDGLARALLDGLAARERGETGGN; encoded by the coding sequence ATGAAAATAGCGTTTGCGGGCAAGGGTGGCGTGGGCAAGACCTCGTTGTGCGCGTGGGTGGCGGACTGGCTGGCCCGCAGCGGCAAAAACGTCTGGCTGGTGGACGCGGACACGGCGTTGTCGCTGGGCCAGGCCTCGGGGCTGGACGCGGACGCGCTGCCCGAGCCGCTGGTTTTGCGCGGCGACCTGGTGCGCGAGCGAATCCACGAGGGCGGATTTTTGAATCTCAACCCCGAGGTGGGCGACCTGCCCGAGGAACTGGCCGTGGACGTGCCGCTGGGCGGCGAGCCGCTGCCGGGCGTGGAGCCGGGACGCAAGCGGCTGATCGTCATGGGCGCGGTGACCAATGCGGGCGGCGGGTGCGCGTGCGACGCCAACGCGTTGTTGAAGGCGCTGCTGGCGCACATCGTCATGGACCGCGACGAGTGGGTCCTGGTGGACCTGGAGGCGGGCGTGGAGCATCTGGGACGCGGCACCGTGGCCCACGTGGACGGGCTGGTGGTGGTCTCCGAGCCGTCCATGCGCAGCCTGAGGACCGGAGCCGAGGTGGGCCGCATGGCCGCCGACCTGGGGCTGGACAACCAGGTGCTGGTGCTCAACCGCTATACGGGCGGTGAGCCGCCGCAGTTGGACGGCCTGCCCGAATGGCGGATGTCCGTGCCGGTGCTGGACGGACTGGCCGAGCGTCAGATGACGGACGCCTCCGTGCTCGGCCTGCCCGAAAGCGCCCTGCTGGACGGGCTGGCCCGCGCCCTGCTGGACGGGCTGGCCGCGAGGGAGCGGGGCGAAACGGGCGGCAACTGA
- a CDS encoding methyl-accepting chemotaxis protein, with protein MGWKDCKLYLKFGIGFGSVLLLLLVLGGWALFGINGIVGNAKEVITGNKLRGNFTQKVVDHLKWSEKVNELLTNSQVNELHVQTDPHQCAFGKWFYSDARTDAEKLVPGLKPLMAEIEKYHNTLHESAVEIGEKYAPADVALGSFLRDKKLDHLRWMGKVKDALIDPASTSTGVQTDPHQCAFGKWLYSDETARRMKDDPGFGALVQKIFEPHRSLHESAAEIDTELASGERAKAQEWYRDITAPLGEETLAAIDGVLGLNDARIKGYEAAKAVYAGVTVPALNKVQELLNKSMDLISANIMTDEEMLQKAASTRLGVMIFGVVSVLVGVLLAWLIARGIIGPLRKGMDFARIVSTGDLTASVDLDQSDEVGQLAKALTGMADRLNQVVADVNGATDSVSAGSEELSASAQSLSQSVVEQSASIEQISASMEEMSAGVRTTAQSAKETETIASKAAEGAKESGLAVEEAMEALRSIAERITIIQEIARQTNLLALNAAIEAARAGEHGKGFAVVAAEVRKLAERSGKAAEEIGDLSSASMGVADKAGRMLDELVPQIGRTAELIQEIASSSVEQEKGVTEIGKAITQLDDVVQGNASASEEMASTSEELSGQAQMLAEAMTFFKVASGGGRTTVVARRSAARSLPAAPAKAGRGQAKDSGLALDMGDDEDFEKF; from the coding sequence ATGGGATGGAAGGACTGTAAACTCTATTTAAAGTTTGGTATTGGTTTCGGTTCGGTCTTGTTGCTGCTGCTGGTGCTGGGGGGCTGGGCGCTGTTCGGCATCAACGGCATTGTCGGCAATGCCAAGGAGGTCATTACCGGCAACAAGTTGCGGGGGAATTTTACCCAGAAGGTGGTGGACCACCTCAAGTGGTCGGAAAAGGTCAACGAGTTGCTGACCAATTCCCAGGTCAACGAACTGCACGTCCAGACCGACCCGCACCAATGCGCCTTCGGCAAGTGGTTTTACAGCGACGCCCGGACCGATGCCGAGAAACTGGTTCCCGGCCTGAAGCCGCTCATGGCCGAGATCGAAAAGTATCACAACACATTGCATGAATCGGCGGTGGAGATAGGCGAGAAATATGCCCCGGCGGATGTGGCGCTGGGGTCTTTTTTGCGCGACAAGAAGCTCGACCACCTGCGTTGGATGGGCAAGGTCAAGGATGCGCTTATCGATCCCGCGAGCACAAGCACCGGGGTGCAGACCGACCCGCACCAGTGCGCGTTCGGCAAATGGCTCTACTCCGACGAGACGGCCAGGCGGATGAAGGACGATCCCGGGTTCGGGGCCCTGGTCCAGAAGATTTTCGAGCCGCACCGTTCCCTGCACGAATCCGCCGCCGAGATCGACACCGAGCTGGCCTCGGGCGAACGGGCCAAGGCCCAGGAATGGTACCGGGACATCACCGCGCCGTTGGGCGAGGAGACCCTGGCGGCCATCGACGGGGTGCTCGGCCTGAACGACGCCCGAATCAAGGGGTATGAGGCGGCCAAGGCGGTCTACGCCGGGGTCACGGTGCCCGCCCTGAACAAGGTCCAGGAGCTGCTGAACAAGAGCATGGACCTCATTTCCGCGAACATCATGACCGATGAGGAGATGCTCCAGAAGGCGGCCAGCACGCGCCTGGGCGTCATGATCTTCGGCGTCGTCTCCGTGCTGGTCGGCGTGCTCCTGGCCTGGCTCATCGCCCGGGGGATAATCGGGCCGCTGCGCAAGGGCATGGACTTCGCCCGGATCGTGTCCACCGGCGATCTGACCGCCTCGGTGGACCTGGACCAGAGCGACGAGGTCGGCCAGTTGGCCAAGGCCCTGACCGGCATGGCCGACCGGCTGAACCAGGTCGTGGCCGACGTGAACGGGGCCACGGACAGCGTGTCCGCGGGCAGTGAAGAACTGTCCGCCTCGGCCCAGTCCCTGTCCCAGTCCGTGGTGGAGCAGTCCGCGTCCATCGAGCAGATTTCCGCGTCCATGGAGGAAATGAGCGCCGGGGTGCGGACCACTGCGCAATCCGCCAAGGAGACCGAGACCATCGCCTCCAAGGCCGCCGAAGGGGCCAAGGAGAGCGGCCTGGCCGTGGAAGAGGCCATGGAAGCGCTCAGATCCATCGCCGAGCGGATCACCATCATTCAGGAAATAGCCCGCCAGACCAATCTGCTCGCGCTCAACGCGGCCATCGAGGCGGCCCGGGCCGGCGAGCATGGCAAGGGTTTCGCGGTGGTCGCGGCCGAGGTCCGCAAGCTGGCCGAGCGCAGCGGCAAGGCGGCCGAGGAGATCGGCGACCTGTCTTCGGCCTCCATGGGCGTGGCCGACAAGGCGGGCCGGATGCTCGACGAACTGGTGCCGCAGATCGGGCGCACGGCCGAGCTGATTCAGGAGATCGCCTCCAGCTCCGTGGAGCAGGAAAAGGGCGTGACCGAGATCGGCAAGGCGATTACCCAACTGGACGACGTGGTTCAGGGCAACGCCTCGGCCTCGGAGGAGATGGCCTCCACCAGCGAGGAGCTGTCCGGCCAGGCCCAGATGCTGGCCGAGGCCATGACCTTCTTCAAGGTGGCCTCCGGCGGGGGCCGGACCACGGTGGTGGCCCGGCGGTCCGCGGCCAGGTCCCTGCCCGCCGCACCGGCCAAGGCCGGGCGCGGCCAAGCCAAGGACTCCGGTCTCGCCCTGGACATGGGCGACGATGAGGATTTCGAAAAGTTCTGA